In one Brassica oleracea var. oleracea cultivar TO1000 chromosome C9, BOL, whole genome shotgun sequence genomic region, the following are encoded:
- the LOC106318445 gene encoding probable sugar phosphate/phosphate translocator At3g11320: protein MKMATNGRFFTMGIVASWYSSNIGVLLLNKYLLSNYGFKYPIFLTMCHMTACSLLSYVAIAWLKMVPMQTIRSRVQFLKISALSLVFCVSVVFGNVSLRFLPVSFNQAIGATTPFFTAVFAYVMTLKREAWLTYFTLLPVVTGVVIASGSEPSFHLFGFIMCIAATASRALKSVLQGILLSSEGEKLNSMNLLLYMAPIAVVFLLPATLIMEKNVVGITIALARDDFRIVWYLLFNSALAYFVNLTNFLVTKHTSALTLQVLGNAKGAVAVVVSILIFKNPVSVTGMLGYSLTVCGVILYSEAKKRSK from the exons ATGAAGATGGCGACGAACGGCCGGTTCTTCACAATGGGGATCGTCGCGTCGTGGTACTCCTCCAACATCGGAGTGCTGTTACTAAACAAGTACCTCCTCAGCAACTACGGGTTCAAATACCCGATCTTCCTCACCATGTGCCACATGACCGCCTGCTCCCTCCTCAGCTACGTCGCCATCGCTTGGCTCAAGATGGTCCCGATGCAGACGATCCGATCCCGCGTCCAGTTCCTCAAGATCTCGGCTCTGAGCCTCGTCTTCTGCGTGTCGGTGGTCTTCGGTAACGTCTCGCTAAGGTTTCTACCGGTTTCGTTTAACCAGGCCATCGGCGCAACGACGCCGTTTTTCACGGCCGTGTTTGCGTATGTGATGACGCTCAAGAGGGAGGCTTGGTTGACTTACTTCACTCTCCTCCCTGTTGTTACTGGTGTTGTTATTGCCAGTGGG AGTGAACCAAGCTTTCACCTTTTTGGATTCATTATGTGCATTGCAGCCACAGCTTCCAGAGCACTTAAATCAGTGCTTCAAGGAATTTTGCTTTCTTCTGAAGG GGAGAAGCTGAACTCCATGAATCTCCTCCTCTACATGGCTCCAATAGCTGTGGTGTTCCTTCTCCCTGCTACTCTTATCATGGAGAAAAATGTTGTAGGCATTACAATTGCACTTGCAAGAGATGATTTCAGAATCGTTTGGTATCTGCTATTCAACTCAGCGCTCGCTTATTTCGTAAACTTGACAAACTTCTTGGTCACGAAACACACTAGCGCCCTCACTCTGCAG GTGCTAGGAAACGCCAAAGGAGCAGTGGCAGTGGTAGTCTCCATTCTAATATTCAAGAACCCTGTTTCAGTGACCGGAATGCTCGGTTACTCCCTCACTGTCTGTGGAGTTATCCTCTACAGCGAAGCCAAGAAACGGAGCAAATGA
- the LOC106318444 gene encoding RING-H2 finger protein ATL43, whose product MSSPSSSLLLVSLLSLFLNASLADNDRYNTTAVVIMNPTTPPPLPPPSPLQRHNVTSSFMPGIAVVIAVLTAVFSLTFLILLYVKHCKRRNGYVNDTQRFATSRYYGGGGYGGGGVGRKTSGIDRSVIESLPVFRFGALSGHKEGLECAVCLARFEPTEVLRLLPKCKHAFHVECVDTWLDAHSTCPLCRYRVDPEDILLISDCNSWFELRLSNNRREESNNNNNTGSTRFDFVSRISGRHSSAGERASRLNEVRTSSSSKSIPISIRRSLDSSLRINDGEEKTDSVAVAVGCFDRNQQRKDGLLLNSNRESFEARFEHRIIISGGNRDQRWSEVRPADLLYLRSEMILSDCRKLAAAEDGREVIGGRSVSELTSIDRRRRWGGEPRQRQATAVISRWLAWSHRPSASSAV is encoded by the coding sequence ATGTCTTCTCCTTCTTCCTCGTTACTTCTTGTTTCTCTCCTCTCCCTCTTCCTCAACGCCTCACTCGCAGACAATGATCGTTACAACACCACGGCGGTCGTGATAATGAACCCAACAACACCACCGCCTCTCCCGCCGCCTTCTCCACTTCAACGGCATAACGTCACTTCCTCTTTCATGCCCGGAATCGCCGTAGTCATCGCTGTCCTCACCGCCGTCTTCTCCCTCACGTTCTTGATCCTCCTCTACGTCAAACACTGCAAACGACGCAACGGATACGTCAACGATACGCAGCGTTTCGCAACGTCAAGATACTACGGAGGAGGAGGTTACGGTGGAGGCGGAGTAGGGAGGAAAACCTCCGGTATAGACCGGTCTGTGATCGAATCTTTACCGGTTTTCCGGTTTGGTGCACTGAGCGGTCACAAGGAAGGGCTAGAGTGCGCCGTGTGCTTGGCCCGGTTCGAACCGACGGAAGTCTTGAGGCTATTGCCGAAATGCAAACACGCTTTCCACGTAGAGTGCGTTGACACGTGGCTAGACGCGCACTCCACTTGCCCGCTTTGCCGTTACCGGGTCGACCCGGAAGATATCCTCTTGATCAGTGATTGCAACTCGTGGTTCGAGCTCCGTTTATCTAATAACCGTCGAGAAGAATCTAATAATAATAATAATACCGGTTCGACCCGGTTTGATTTCGTGAGTCGTATCTCCGGTCGGCATTCATCGGCCGGAGAACGCGCGAGTCGACTCAACGAAGTTAGAACGTCTTCTTCGTCTAAATCGATTCCCATTTCGATTAGGAGGTCGCTCGATAGCTCTCTGAGGATCAACGACGGCGAGGAGAAAACGGACTCCGTCGCTGTCGCCGTCGGGTGTTTCGATCGGAATCAACAGAGGAAAGACGGATTGTTGCTTAATTCGAACCGGGAAAGCTTCGAGGCGAGGTTCGAGCACCGGATAATAATCTCCGGCGGGAATCGAGATCAGAGATGGAGCGAGGTGAGGCCGGCTGATCTTCTCTACCTCCGATCGGAGATGATTCTGAGTGATTGCCGGAAGCTAGCTGCGGCGGAGGATGGCAGAGAGGTGATTGGTGGGAGAAGCGTGTCGGAGTTAACGAGCATTGATAGACGGAGGAGATGGGGAGGAGAGCCGAGACAACGACAAGCCACGGCGGTGATCTCGAGATGGCTCGCTTGGTCCCACCGTCCCTCCGCTTCCAGCGCTGTTTAA
- the LOC106313628 gene encoding L10-interacting MYB domain-containing protein, translating into MRPKAVWEPEYHRVFLDLCVEQTMLGNKPGTHFSKEGWRNILSSFQEQTGAMYDRMQLKNHWDTMSRQWKIWCRLVQTGYMSWDPETNTFGASDEEWAYYLQENPDAGHYRLSVPQDLEKLEIIFAGSNNVEVRDDDDDEVSGARKRRRSGLQEAEEEEDSRSMCSSSNPQTKGYWSPSTHELFLDLLVQETLKGNRPDTHFNKEGWKTIFETINERTGLGYTRGQLKNHWDCTRKAWKIWCKLVGDEGMRWDPETGSFGATEEEWRNYIRENPRAGQFRHKEVPHADKLSIIFSGVIEPGETYAPPSRKKLLLRDRSESPRFRGDEGDYDEKPAKRLVSDGVLQESPVCVEMESAKRMYCIGECIESLNAMEEVEEGSDLYMFALDQFLKREYREIFLELKKPSLKIAWLQRLQSAALSNSTT; encoded by the exons ATGAGACCAAAGGCTGTGTGGGAGCCTGAGTACCACAGAGTGTTCCTCGATCTATGCGTGGAGCAGACTATGTTAGGGAACAAACCAGGGACGCATTTTTCGAAAGAAGGCTGGAGGAATATACTGAGTTCGTTTCAGGAGCAGACGGGCGCTATGTACGATAGGATGCAGCTTAAGAACCATTGGGATACAATGAGCAGGCAGTGGAAGATTTGGTGTAGGCTTGTTCAAACTGGTTACATGAGTTGGGATCCTGAGACTAATACGTTTGGTGCCAGTGATGAAGAATGGGCTTACTATTTACAG GAGAATCCTGATGCAGGGCATTATAGGTTGAGTGTTCCACAAGATCTCGAGAAGCTAGAGATTATCTTTGCCGGTAGTAATAATGTAGAAGTCAGAGATGATGATGATGATGAAGTCTCGGGAGCAAGGAAGAGGCGGAGAAGTGGTCTTCAAGAAGCTGAAGAAGAAGAAGATAGCAGAAGCATGTGCAGCTCTTCTAACCCTCAAACAAAAGGGTACTGGTCTCCGTCCACACACGAGCTGTTTCTTGATCTGCTTGTGCAAGAGACTCTGAAAGGAAACAGACCAGACACACATTTCAACAAGGAAGGGTGGAAAACCATTTTCGAGACGATTAACGAGAGAACAGGACTTGGTTACACAAGAGGACAGCTGAAGAACCACTGGGACTGCACCAGGAAAGCTTGGAAGATCTGGTGCAAGCTCGTCGGAGACGAGGGCATGAGATGGGATCCGGAGACCGGTAGCTTCGGTGCTACGGAAGAGGAGTGGAGAAACTATATCCGGGAGAATCCGAGAGCAGGACAGTTTCGCCACAAGGAGGTACCTCACGCTGATAAGCTCTCAATCATCTTCAGCGGAGTTATAGAGCCGGGAGAGACGTACGCTCCTCCCTCTAGGAAGAAGCTCCTCCTCAGGGATCGTTCCGAGTCGCCGCGGTTTCGAGGAGATGAAGGGGATTACGACGAGAAGCCTGCTAAAAGGTTGGTGAGCGACGGTGTGTTGCAGGAGAGTCCTGTGTGCGTTGAGATGGAATCTGCAAAGAGGATGTACTGTATTGGGGAATGCATTGAGAGCCTTAATGCGATGGAGGAGGTGGAGGAAGGGAGTGATCTCTATATGTTTGCGTTGGATCAGTTTCTGAAGAGAGAGTACAGAGAGATCTTTCTTGAGCTGAAGAAGCCTAGTTTGAAAATTGCATGGTTGCAGAGACTTCAATCTGCAGCGCTTTCTAATTCTACAACTTGA
- the LOC106315525 gene encoding transcription factor DIVARICATA — protein METLHPLLSHVPTSDHRFVVQEMMCLQTSIWTKEENKKFERALAIYADDTPDRWFKVAAMIPGKTISDVMTQYSKLEEDLFDIEAGLIPIPGYPSAGFDQLVSPYDHDLYRKRPSGGARGFDQDRRKGVPWTEEEHRRFLLGLLKYGKGDWRNISRNFVGSKTPTQVASHAQKYYQRQLSGAKDKRRPSIHDITTVNLLNTNITRPSSDHDRFLQQPDESKLGFTDKGNAEEGVMFLGQNLSSVLSPYEPAFKFTGTNVYGGGAYGLARS, from the exons ATGGAGACTCTGCATCCACTACTCTCTCACGTGCCCACTTCTGACCACCGGTTCGTTGTTCAAGAGATGATGTGCTTGCAAACATCGATCTGGACTAAAGAAGAGAACAAGAAGTTTGAGCGAGCCCTAGCTATATACGCTGATGACACTCCTGACCGCTGGTTCAAGGTTGCTGCCATGATCCCTGGAAAAACCATCTCGGATGTCATGACGCAGTACTCTAAGCTCGAAGAAGACCTCTTCGATATCGAAGCAGGGCTTATCCCCATCCCTGGTTACCCTTCAGCTGGATTCGATCAGCTCGTTAGTCCCTATGACCATGATCTGTATCGCAAACGTCCTAGTGGAGGAGCCAGAGGATTTGATCAAGATCGAAGGAAAGGAGTTCCATGGACGGAGGAAGAACACAG ACGATTCTTGTTAGGCCTTCTCAAGTATGGAAAAGGAGACTGGAGAAACATATCAAGGAACTTTGTCGGATCGAAAACACCAACTCAGGTTGCTAGCCATGCTCAAAAATACTATCAAAGACAGCTCTCTGGCGCTAAAGACAAACGCCGGCCTAGCATTCACGACATCACCACCGTCAATCTTCTGAACACCAATATCACCCGTCCATCTTCTGATCATGACCGCTTCCTCCAACAACCAGATGAATCAAAACTAGGGTTCACCGACAAGGGTAATGCAGAGGAGGGAGTGATGTTTCTTGGTCAGAATCTTTCTTCGGTCTTGTCTCCCTACGAACCTGCGTTTAAGTTCACAGGAACAAATGTTTATGGCGGTGGAGCTTACGGTCTCGCCAGATCCTGA
- the LOC106313379 gene encoding 26S proteasome non-ATPase regulatory subunit 7 homolog A produces MDVIKTQQISARTIEKVVVHPLVLLSIVDHYNRVAKDSRKRVVGVLLGSSSRGVVDVTNSYAVPFEEDDRDPSIWFLDHNYHESMFHMFKRINAKEHVIGWYSTGPKLRENDLDVHALFSGYVPNPVLVIIDVQPKELGIPTKAYYAVEEVKENATQKSQKVFVHVSTEIAAHEVEEIGVEHLLRDVKDTTISTLATEVTAKLTALKGLDARLREIRSYLDLVIEGKLPLNHEILYHLQDVFNLLPNLNVNELVKAFSVKTNDMMLVIYLSSLIRSVIALHNLINNKLLNKEHEKAEDSKPVAIPISS; encoded by the exons ATGGATGTGATAAAGACGCAGCAGATATCAGCAAGAACCATCGAGAAAGTGGTCGTTCACCCACTCGTCTTGCTTAGCATCGTCGACCATTACAACCGCGTCGCTAAGGACTCGCGCAAGCGCGTCGTCGGCGTACTCCTCGGCAGCAGCTCTCGTGGTGTCGTTGACGTCACCAACAGCTACGCAG TGCCATTCGAGGAGGATGACAGAGACCCGAGTATCTGGTTTCTTGATCACAACTACCATGAGTCAATGTTCCACATGTTCAAGAGAATCAATG CCAAGGAGCATGTCATAGGTTGGTACAGCACAGGTCCTAAGCTCCGTGAGAATGACTTGGACGTTCATGCTTTGTTCAGTGG TTATGTTCCAAATCCAGTGCTGGTCATCATTGATGTACAGCCTAAAGAACTTGGAATCCCCACAAAAGCTTACTATGCAGTGGAGGAGGTCAAGGAG AATGCTACTCAGAAAAGCCAGAAAGTCTTTGTTCACGTGTCTACAGAAATCGCTGCTCATGAAGTCGAGGAAATTG GCGTGGAACACTTACTCAGGGATGTAAAAGACACAACTATCAGTACCCTGGCGACTGAG GTCACTGCTAAACTTACTGCTTTGAAGGGGCTGGACGCACGTCTTAGGGAGATCAGGAGCTACCTTGACCTTGTAATTGAAGGAAAGCTCCCTCTAAATCATGAGATTTTGTACCATCTGCAG GATGTTTTCAACTTGCTTCCAAACCTGAATGTGAACGAGTTGGTCAAGGCCTTCTCAG TGAAAACAAATGACATGATGCTCGTTATCTATCTATCGTCCCTCATCCGGAGTGTAATTGCGCTTCACAACTTGATCAACAACAAG TTGCTGAACAAGGAACATGAAAAAGCAGAGGACTCAAAGCCGGTGGCCATACCCATCTCCAGCTAA
- the LOC106317361 gene encoding WUSCHEL-related homeobox 7, which produces MSSGEFSIKARGLGNNNNGGGGTGTKCGRWNPTVEQVKLLTDLFKAGLRTPSTDQIQKISMELSFYGKIESKNVFYWFQNHKARERQKRRKISTVDFDHRQDTNLSIPHRDNIRHHQQPPKDTFEACEKEEKVIETLQLFPLSNVERARENTTAARHNEYIREQVNTTVFSTYSSCGAEMEHPPLDLRLSFL; this is translated from the exons ATGTCGTCAGGAGAATTCTCCATTAAAGCTAGAGGGTTAGGTAATAACAACAACGGAGGTGGAGGAACAGGGACAAAGTGTGGAAGATGGAATCCAACGGTGGAGCAAGTTAAGCTTCTGACGGATCTGTTCAAGGCGGGGCTACGAACACCGAGCACCGATCAGATTCAGAAGATCTCTATGGAACTGAGTTTCTACGGTAAGATCGAAAGCAAGAACGTGTTCTATTGGTTCCAAAACCATAAAGCTAGGGAAAGACAAAAGCGCCGTAAAATCTCCACCGTCGACTTTGATCATCGTCAAGACACAAACCTCTCTATTCCTCATCGAGACAACATACGTCATCATCAACAACCACCTAAAG ATACTTTTGAAGCGTGTGAAAAAGAGGAGAAGGTGATAGAGACGTTGCAACTCTTCCCGTTATCGAACGTGGAAAGAGCGAGAGAAAATACTACTGCTGCGAGACACAACGAATACATACGAGAGCAGGTCAATACGACGGTGTTTTCCACATACTCATCGTGTGGAGCTGAGATGGAACATCCGCCGTTGGATCTTCGTTTGAGCTTTTTATGA